The following coding sequences lie in one Mycoplasma crocodyli MP145 genomic window:
- a CDS encoding RpiB/LacA/LacB family sugar-phosphate isomerase, giving the protein MKKKIALASDHAGFELKENIKNYLAKKGYETVDLGPDTDKVSISYASQGNKLADYVVDNDVDFGVAVCGTGLGISYALNRHKHIRAARVASVEDAHLAKLHNDANVLCFGGRQIEKEKAFEMIDDYINTKYEGGRHQTRIDELDQ; this is encoded by the coding sequence ATGAAAAAGAAAATTGCTTTAGCTAGCGATCATGCTGGTTTTGAATTAAAAGAAAATATTAAAAATTATTTAGCTAAGAAAGGTTATGAAACTGTTGACTTAGGTCCTGATACAGATAAAGTTTCTATTTCTTATGCTTCGCAAGGAAACAAATTAGCTGACTATGTAGTGGATAATGATGTTGATTTTGGTGTAGCTGTTTGTGGAACAGGTTTAGGAATTTCTTATGCTTTAAATAGACACAAACACATAAGAGCTGCAAGAGTTGCAAGTGTGGAAGATGCTCATTTAGCAAAATTACATAATGATGCAAATGTTCTTTGTTTTGGTGGAAGACAAATTGAAAAAGAAAAAGCTTTTGAAATGATTGATGATTACATTAATACAAAATATGAAGGTGGAAGACACCAAACAAGAATTGATGAATTAGATCAATAA
- a CDS encoding HAD family acid phosphatase: MKLNKKLFLLGAMIPAVSALSVVAVSCNNGTDKKDATPAEVIEMVKKLTNEDKNKLIHALDVKGILTQDEAANLINTLNKDAAQIGSIVWYIKSAESRIGREQDYALAKIKFDNLIKDATSKWDLGKVEKTTGLVKNPDTDKFIPVVYMDIDETVLSNDFTESRAMTVGGYKPADKENYDLKGVRKATPGAIAFINHVFDKGGVVMYNSDMNQPETVRKAVKENLIKAGVKKEYVQDWQFWMRGSVPYKAADPEKEKKIEEWSKMTPEQAAKVTKEEISALTNDLKFGKEFRKMPWIGWPSSDMAYNIGKLVFKNQRMNATSENTEGWDLGTTGADKVKFRVAMKIGDNFNDFFDEASKKQSNDDRVALYESKDAAMKDLFLNPEGSKGRKYDAETKKWSDLEWKQSYQLITGNSEYGGWLDPYGYKNTYLELWKAIKEIIKDPKDL, encoded by the coding sequence ATGAAATTAAATAAAAAATTATTTCTATTAGGAGCTATGATACCTGCTGTTAGTGCACTTTCAGTAGTTGCTGTGTCATGTAATAACGGAACAGATAAAAAAGATGCTACTCCAGCAGAAGTAATTGAAATGGTTAAAAAATTAACCAATGAAGATAAAAATAAATTAATTCACGCCCTTGATGTTAAAGGAATTTTAACTCAAGATGAAGCAGCAAACTTGATTAACACACTAAATAAAGATGCTGCACAAATTGGTTCAATAGTTTGGTACATTAAATCAGCTGAATCAAGAATTGGTAGAGAACAAGATTATGCACTAGCAAAAATTAAATTTGATAATTTAATTAAGGATGCTACAAGTAAATGAGATTTAGGTAAAGTTGAAAAAACAACTGGTTTAGTTAAAAATCCTGATACTGATAAATTCATCCCTGTTGTATATATGGATATTGATGAAACGGTTTTAAGTAATGACTTTACAGAATCAAGAGCCATGACTGTTGGTGGATATAAACCAGCCGATAAAGAAAACTATGACCTTAAAGGTGTAAGAAAAGCAACTCCAGGTGCTATTGCATTTATTAACCATGTTTTTGATAAAGGTGGAGTTGTAATGTATAACTCTGATATGAATCAACCAGAAACAGTTAGAAAAGCCGTTAAAGAAAACTTAATTAAAGCCGGTGTTAAAAAAGAATATGTTCAAGATTGACAATTCTGAATGAGAGGATCTGTACCTTATAAAGCTGCCGACCCTGAAAAAGAAAAGAAAATTGAAGAATGATCAAAAATGACTCCAGAACAAGCCGCTAAAGTTACAAAAGAAGAAATTTCAGCATTAACAAATGATTTAAAATTTGGTAAAGAATTTAGAAAAATGCCATGAATAGGATGACCATCATCTGATATGGCTTACAACATTGGTAAATTAGTATTCAAAAACCAAAGAATGAATGCTACAAGTGAAAACACAGAAGGTTGAGACTTAGGAACAACAGGAGCTGATAAGGTTAAATTCCGTGTTGCTATGAAAATTGGAGACAACTTCAACGACTTCTTTGATGAAGCTTCAAAGAAACAATCGAACGATGATCGTGTAGCACTTTATGAATCAAAAGACGCTGCAATGAAAGATCTATTCTTAAATCCAGAGGGATCAAAAGGTAGAAAATATGATGCCGAAACTAAAAAATGAAGTGATCTAGAATGAAAACAATCATACCAACTAATCACAGGAAACAGTGAATACGGTGGATGATTAGATCCATATGGATATAAAAACACATACCTTGAATTATGAAAAGCAATTAAAGAAATTATTAAAGACCCAAAAGATCTATAA